The Oncorhynchus mykiss isolate Arlee chromosome 28, USDA_OmykA_1.1, whole genome shotgun sequence genome includes a window with the following:
- the LOC110508607 gene encoding RING finger protein 11 — MGNCLKSPTSDDISLLHESDRGSYGEADADLEPPPPYQEQAHMPVYHPTPSQARLATQLTEEEQVRIAQRIGLIQHLPRGVYDGGRDGSEKKIRECVICMMDFVYGDPIRFLPCMHIYHMDCIDDWLMRSFTCPSCMEPVDAALLSTYETN; from the exons ATGGGCAATTGTCTCAAATCGCCGACGTCGGACGATATATCTTTGCTTCACGAGTCTGACAGAGGAAGTTATGGGGAGGCAGACGCGGATTTGGAGCCACCTCCGCCTTACCAG GAGCAGGCTCACATGCCGGTGTACCACCCCACCCCCAGCCAGGCCCGCCTGGCCACCCAGCTGACTGAGGAGGAGCAGGTCCGTATCGCCCAGCGTATCGGCCTCATCCAGCATCTTCCCCGGGGCGTCTATGACGGAGGCCGGGACGGCTCCGAGAAAAAAATCAGAGA GTGTGTGATATGTATGATGGACTTTGTGTACGGGGACCCCATCCGGTTCCTGCCCTGTATGCACATTTACCACATGGACTGTATAGATGACTGGCTGATGAGGTCCTTCACCTGCCCCTCCTGCATGGAGCCTGTGGATGCTGCCCTGCTTTCCACCTACGAGACCAACTGA